The following proteins are encoded in a genomic region of Zea mays cultivar B73 chromosome 9, Zm-B73-REFERENCE-NAM-5.0, whole genome shotgun sequence:
- the LOC100501797 gene encoding Transcription initiation factor TFIID subunit 5 translates to MEDEEMEKKVQQYLQRKGFRLTELALQEERNRLSTSAISDVALARSDNDPARYYDGYSRLRTWAYSSLDQYKHELLRVLYPVFIHSFMDLVAEGHMQEARSFFHTFREDHEVMHSRDLQKLEGVLSPSHLEEMELARSFRKNKFKIKLCEYSYELLLQYLQKTQALVVLGVINEHITFEVSPGQPSLISDDADVVALIGTSKDLAKQINQKEVHWGLLEDSVEERMEKALAESDKIEAESKDADAEDNKKRNAEGGKQGASLKKAKKDKLVGATGKSVRTETSMVSVAPRVKPELTLPATPVEVEQSILEDLRNRAQLNSVALPSVSFYTFLNTHNGLNCSSISHDGSLVVGGFSDSSVKVWDMSKMGQPAKISRSQGENGPSQGERISTLDEGKRTYTLFQGHSGPVYSAAFSPFGDFLLSSSSDSTIRLWSTKLNANLVCYKGHNYPVWDVQFSPVGHYFASASHDRTARIWSMDKIQPLRIMAGHLSDVDCVQWHVNCNYIATGSSDKTVRLWDVQTGECIRMFIGHRSMVLSLAMSPDGRYMASGDEDGTIMIWDLSTGRCVSPLLGHSSCVWTLAFSCEGALLASGSADCTVKLWDVASSTKTLKTEDTKGSSANRLRLLKALPTKSTPVYSLRFSRRNLLFASGALSLSSS, encoded by the exons ATGGAGGACGAGGAGATGGAGAAGAAGGTGCAGCAGTACTTGCAGCGCAAGGGTTTCCGCCTCACTGAGCTTGCGCTCCAGGAGGAGCGCAACCGCCTCTCCACCTCCGCCATCTCCGACGTTGCGCTTGCACG GTCTGACAATGATCCAGCGAGATACTACGATGGATATAGCAGATTAAGAACATGGGCATACAGTTCTCTTGATCAATATAAG CACGAATTACTTCGCGTCCTTTATCCAGTTTTCATCCATAGCTTCATGGATCTAGTGGCAGAAGGACATATGCAGGAAG CTCGGTCATTTTTCCATACATTTCGGGAAGATCATGAGGTGATGCATTCAAGGGATCTTCAGAAGCTGGAAGGCGTCCTGTCTCCTTCACACTTGGAG GAAATGGAATTGGCCCGGTCTTTTAggaaaaataaatttaaaattaaatTATGTGAG TATTCGTATGAATTGCTTCTCCAGTATCTCCAGAAAACACAAGCCCTTGTGGTGCTTGGAGTAATCAATGAGCACATAACTTTTGAAG TATCTCCTGGTCAGCCCTCATTAATCTCTGATGACGCtgatgttgttgctctgattgggACAAGTAAGGACTTGGCAAAACAGATAAATCAGAAGGAAGTACATTGGGGG TTGCTTGAAGATTCTGTTGAAGAGCGAATGGAGAAGGCACTAGCAGAATCTGATAAAATAGAAGCTGAAAGCAAGGATGCTGATGCAGAAGATAACAAG AAAAGAAATGCAGAAGGTGGAAAGCAAGGTGCTTCTCTTAAGAAAGCCAAAAAGGACAAGCTTGTTGGTGCGACTGGAAAAAGCGTCAGAACTGAAACAAGCATGGTTTCTGTGGCACCTCGAGTGAAACCGGAGCTAACTCTTCCAGCAAC GCCTGTTGAAGTTGAACAATCAATTCTTGAGGACCTACGAAACCGTGCACAACTGAATAGTGTGGCATTGCCATCTGTTAGCTTCTACACATTCCTTAATACACATAATGG ATTAAACTGTTCCTCAATATCACATGATGGATCACTGGTTGTTGGTGGGTTTTCTGATTCGTCAGTGAAG GTCTGGGATATGTCAAAGATGGGCCAGCCAGCAAAAATAT CAAGATCACAGGGTGAGAATGGGCCTTCCCAGGGTGAGCGCATATCAACATTAGATGAGGGGAAACGAACCTATACACTATTTCAAGGCCATTCTGGACCAGTTTATTCTGCGGCCTTTAGCCCGTTTGGGGATTTCCTCTTGTCATCATCTTCAGACTCGACAA TTAGACTATGGAGCACCAAGCTGAATGCTAATCTTGTCTGTTACAAAGGACACAACTACCCGGTTTGGGATGTCCAA TTCAGTCCAGTTGGCCATTACTTTGCTAGTGCTTCGCACGACAGGACTGCTAGAATTTGGTCAATGGATAAAATCCAGCCTTTGCGAATAATGGCTGGGCATCTTTCTGATGTTGAT TGTGTCCAGTGGCATGTAAACTGTAACTACATTGCCACTGGCTCTAGCGACAAAACTGTAAGGCTATGGGATGTTCAGACGGGTGAATGCATACGGATGTTTATTGGTCATAGGAGTATGGTTTTATCACTGGCAATGTCACCTGATGGACGATACATGGCCTCCGGAGATGAAGATGGAACAATCATGATATGGGATCTCTCGACTGGCCGTTGTGTTTCACCACTACTAGGACACAGCTCTTGTGTGTGGACACTTGCTTTCAG CTGTGAAGGAGCATTGCTTGCATCGGGATCGGCTGACTGTACTGTAAAGCTCTGGGATGTCGCTTCTAGCACAAAAACCCTGAAGACAGAGGATAC CAAAGGCAGCTCAGCTAACCGACTGAGACTGCTTAAAGCTCTCCCTACAAAATCAACTCCTGTTTATAGCCTGCGG TTTTCTCGGAGGAACCTTCTATTTGCCTCTGGTGCTCTCTCGCTAAGCTCGTCGTAA
- the LOC100501797 gene encoding transcription initiation factor TFIID subunit 5 isoform X1 produces the protein MDLVAEGHMQEARSFFHTFREDHEVMHSRDLQKLEGVLSPSHLEEMELARSFRKNKFKIKLCEYSYELLLQYLQKTQALVVLGVINEHITFEVSPGQPSLISDDADVVALIGTSKDLAKQINQKEVHWGLLEDSVEERMEKALAESDKIEAESKDADAEDNKKRNAEGGKQGASLKKAKKDKLVGATGKSVRTETSMVSVAPRVKPELTLPATPVEVEQSILEDLRNRAQLNSVALPSVSFYTFLNTHNGLNCSSISHDGSLVVGGFSDSSVKVWDMSKMGQPAKISRSQGENGPSQGERISTLDEGKRTYTLFQGHSGPVYSAAFSPFGDFLLSSSSDSTIRLWSTKLNANLVCYKGHNYPVWDVQFSPVGHYFASASHDRTARIWSMDKIQPLRIMAGHLSDVDCVQWHVNCNYIATGSSDKTVRLWDVQTGECIRMFIGHRSMVLSLAMSPDGRYMASGDEDGTIMIWDLSTGRCVSPLLGHSSCVWTLAFSCEGALLASGSADCTVKLWDVASSTKTLKTEDTKGSSANRLRLLKALPTKSTPVYSLRFSRRNLLFASGALSLSSS, from the exons ATGGATCTAGTGGCAGAAGGACATATGCAGGAAG CTCGGTCATTTTTCCATACATTTCGGGAAGATCATGAGGTGATGCATTCAAGGGATCTTCAGAAGCTGGAAGGCGTCCTGTCTCCTTCACACTTGGAG GAAATGGAATTGGCCCGGTCTTTTAggaaaaataaatttaaaattaaatTATGTGAG TATTCGTATGAATTGCTTCTCCAGTATCTCCAGAAAACACAAGCCCTTGTGGTGCTTGGAGTAATCAATGAGCACATAACTTTTGAAG TATCTCCTGGTCAGCCCTCATTAATCTCTGATGACGCtgatgttgttgctctgattgggACAAGTAAGGACTTGGCAAAACAGATAAATCAGAAGGAAGTACATTGGGGG TTGCTTGAAGATTCTGTTGAAGAGCGAATGGAGAAGGCACTAGCAGAATCTGATAAAATAGAAGCTGAAAGCAAGGATGCTGATGCAGAAGATAACAAG AAAAGAAATGCAGAAGGTGGAAAGCAAGGTGCTTCTCTTAAGAAAGCCAAAAAGGACAAGCTTGTTGGTGCGACTGGAAAAAGCGTCAGAACTGAAACAAGCATGGTTTCTGTGGCACCTCGAGTGAAACCGGAGCTAACTCTTCCAGCAAC GCCTGTTGAAGTTGAACAATCAATTCTTGAGGACCTACGAAACCGTGCACAACTGAATAGTGTGGCATTGCCATCTGTTAGCTTCTACACATTCCTTAATACACATAATGG ATTAAACTGTTCCTCAATATCACATGATGGATCACTGGTTGTTGGTGGGTTTTCTGATTCGTCAGTGAAG GTCTGGGATATGTCAAAGATGGGCCAGCCAGCAAAAATAT CAAGATCACAGGGTGAGAATGGGCCTTCCCAGGGTGAGCGCATATCAACATTAGATGAGGGGAAACGAACCTATACACTATTTCAAGGCCATTCTGGACCAGTTTATTCTGCGGCCTTTAGCCCGTTTGGGGATTTCCTCTTGTCATCATCTTCAGACTCGACAA TTAGACTATGGAGCACCAAGCTGAATGCTAATCTTGTCTGTTACAAAGGACACAACTACCCGGTTTGGGATGTCCAA TTCAGTCCAGTTGGCCATTACTTTGCTAGTGCTTCGCACGACAGGACTGCTAGAATTTGGTCAATGGATAAAATCCAGCCTTTGCGAATAATGGCTGGGCATCTTTCTGATGTTGAT TGTGTCCAGTGGCATGTAAACTGTAACTACATTGCCACTGGCTCTAGCGACAAAACTGTAAGGCTATGGGATGTTCAGACGGGTGAATGCATACGGATGTTTATTGGTCATAGGAGTATGGTTTTATCACTGGCAATGTCACCTGATGGACGATACATGGCCTCCGGAGATGAAGATGGAACAATCATGATATGGGATCTCTCGACTGGCCGTTGTGTTTCACCACTACTAGGACACAGCTCTTGTGTGTGGACACTTGCTTTCAG CTGTGAAGGAGCATTGCTTGCATCGGGATCGGCTGACTGTACTGTAAAGCTCTGGGATGTCGCTTCTAGCACAAAAACCCTGAAGACAGAGGATAC CAAAGGCAGCTCAGCTAACCGACTGAGACTGCTTAAAGCTCTCCCTACAAAATCAACTCCTGTTTATAGCCTGCGG TTTTCTCGGAGGAACCTTCTATTTGCCTCTGGTGCTCTCTCGCTAAGCTCGTCGTAA